Proteins from a single region of Oscillatoria sp. FACHB-1406:
- a CDS encoding type I glyceraldehyde-3-phosphate dehydrogenase yields the protein MIRVAINGFGRIGRNFLRCWLGRENSQLEVVGINDTSDPRTNAHLLKYDSMLGRLDADISADENSLTVNGKTIKCVSDRNPLNLPWGAWDVDLIIESTGVFVDDAGAGKHIQAGAKKVLITAPGKGDKVGTFVMGVNDKDYDPDKYDIVSNASCTTNCLAPIAKVLHEHFGIIKGVMTTTHSYTGDQRILDASHRDLRRARAAAVNIVPTSTGAAKAVALVLPALKGKLNGVALRVPTPNVSIVDFVAQVERSTIAEQVNDALRAASENELKGILGYNELPLVSSDYRGTDCSSIADASLTMVLGGDMVKVVAWYDNEWGYSQRVVDLAELVASKWK from the coding sequence GTGATTAGAGTAGCGATCAACGGATTTGGGCGGATTGGACGTAACTTTTTGCGGTGCTGGTTGGGTCGAGAAAACAGTCAACTTGAGGTTGTTGGCATTAACGATACCTCAGATCCCAGAACCAACGCTCACCTGCTCAAATATGACTCCATGTTGGGCAGACTCGATGCAGACATCTCAGCTGACGAAAACTCTTTAACGGTTAACGGTAAAACGATTAAGTGCGTCTCCGATCGCAATCCTTTGAACTTGCCTTGGGGAGCATGGGACGTTGACTTAATTATCGAATCGACCGGCGTTTTCGTTGACGATGCCGGTGCTGGCAAGCACATTCAAGCCGGAGCTAAAAAAGTTCTCATTACTGCTCCCGGCAAGGGCGATAAAGTCGGAACGTTCGTTATGGGCGTGAACGACAAGGACTACGATCCCGACAAATACGACATCGTAAGCAACGCTAGTTGTACGACCAACTGCTTAGCTCCCATTGCTAAAGTGTTGCACGAACATTTCGGCATCATCAAAGGCGTGATGACGACGACTCACAGCTACACCGGCGACCAACGCATCCTCGATGCCAGCCACCGCGATTTGCGTCGCGCTCGTGCAGCGGCGGTTAATATCGTCCCGACTAGCACGGGTGCAGCCAAAGCCGTGGCTTTGGTGCTGCCAGCCCTGAAAGGCAAGCTCAACGGCGTAGCCTTGCGCGTTCCGACTCCTAACGTCTCGATTGTAGACTTCGTGGCTCAAGTCGAGAGAAGCACCATTGCCGAGCAGGTGAACGACGCACTCAGAGCAGCTTCGGAAAACGAACTCAAAGGCATCCTCGGTTACAACGAACTGCCTTTGGTGTCTTCTGACTATCGAGGAACCGACTGTTCTTCCATCGCTGATGCCAGCTTGACAATGGTTTTGGGTGGCGACATGGTGAAAGTTGTGGCTTGGTACGACAACGAGTGGGGCTATTCCCAACGGGTTGTTGACTTGGCAGAATTAGTCGCTAGCAAGTGGAAATAA
- a CDS encoding CBS domain-containing protein: MDLILCHQTADFDALGAAVGLSCLKPGSKIVLTGGAHPGVRDFLALHRDELATLEQRSVNPERIRSLAIPDAQKRDRFGQAAQWLDLPQIEAIAIYDHHLEADRDIPATECQIEPIGATTTMIVERLQQENLQLTPLEATVMALGIHADTGSLVFEQTTPRDIRALAWLMEAGASLESIREYSDRGLSPQLQQLLAEAIEKLQILTVRGYTLGSVLLETESFVPGLSSLAMYVIEFANLDVLLLAHQYYRREGEGQRLAIVGRSRLPEIDLNRLLQPFGGGGHASAASVTLREVNSQRQLQEFIEQLSAQLPHPPAARDLMSSPVRTIRPQTTIDEAQRILLRYGHSGLSVVNESDELVGIISRRDLDIALHHGFSHAPVKAYMSQNLKTIAPDTPLSEIEALMVTYDVGRLPVLEGGQLVGIVTRTDVLRQRYQDWELGSGEVLTEPPRDRGKRDRFNTLKSAIPAPIWDFLMRAASAAQDRGWHLYLVGGAVRDLLLATEGITAGNPFLQDIDLVVDGFHRAADGGAGMELAKALQAAYPNARLEVHGAFQTAALLWHKDKQLDSLAVDIATARTEFYPYPAANPEVEASSIRQDLYRRDFTINALALRLSEPNSGELLDFFGGMLDLRSRRVRVLHANSFIEDPTRIYRAVRFAVRLGFSLEAQTEQYIRYAIESGAYDRLRLTHPRAPALTTRLKTELKYILEAHYWKRALRLLADLGALRCLHPNLTLTERLWWQIRFLDRCLQRFDSERRLTPYLLRLEALIAYLPAEERAPVAANLQLSAESLQRLEKLADVEREVMDNLNSREMETRAPRPSEIVLLLRQYSLPMLVLLMLRTPRRIRRQIWRYLVCWANLRPPLNGNDLKGLGYKPGPQFKQILDELLIATLDGKIRDRAEAEAFITDNF, from the coding sequence GTGGATTTAATTTTGTGCCATCAAACTGCGGATTTCGACGCTTTAGGGGCGGCGGTGGGGTTGTCGTGCCTGAAACCGGGCAGCAAAATCGTGCTGACGGGGGGCGCGCATCCGGGGGTGAGAGATTTTTTGGCGTTGCATCGAGATGAGTTGGCGACGCTCGAACAGCGCAGCGTCAATCCGGAGCGGATTCGCTCGCTGGCAATCCCGGACGCACAAAAACGCGATCGCTTCGGGCAAGCCGCACAATGGCTCGATTTGCCGCAAATTGAAGCGATCGCGATTTACGACCATCATTTAGAAGCCGATCGCGATATTCCCGCTACTGAGTGCCAAATCGAACCCATCGGCGCGACAACCACGATGATTGTCGAACGACTCCAGCAAGAAAACTTACAACTCACCCCCCTCGAAGCAACGGTGATGGCGCTGGGGATTCACGCCGATACGGGTTCGCTGGTTTTCGAGCAAACCACGCCCCGCGATATCCGCGCTTTGGCTTGGTTGATGGAAGCAGGCGCGAGTTTAGAAAGTATTCGCGAGTATAGCGATCGCGGTTTATCCCCGCAATTGCAACAACTTTTAGCAGAAGCGATCGAAAAATTGCAAATCCTCACCGTGCGAGGCTATACCCTCGGCTCGGTACTGCTCGAAACCGAATCTTTCGTGCCGGGACTTTCCAGTTTAGCGATGTACGTCATCGAATTCGCCAATCTCGATGTCTTACTCCTCGCCCACCAATATTATCGCCGCGAAGGGGAAGGGCAGCGTTTAGCCATCGTCGGGCGATCGCGCCTTCCCGAAATCGACCTCAACCGCCTCCTCCAACCCTTCGGCGGCGGCGGACACGCTTCGGCGGCTTCGGTAACGCTACGCGAAGTCAACTCCCAGCGCCAACTCCAAGAATTCATCGAGCAACTCAGCGCCCAACTTCCCCACCCGCCCGCCGCCCGCGATTTGATGTCCTCCCCCGTCCGCACGATTCGCCCCCAAACCACCATCGACGAAGCACAACGCATCCTCCTGCGCTACGGACATTCCGGGCTTTCCGTCGTCAACGAAAGCGATGAGTTAGTCGGCATTATCTCCCGTCGGGACTTGGATATCGCCCTGCACCACGGCTTCAGTCACGCGCCCGTGAAGGCGTATATGAGCCAAAACCTGAAAACGATTGCGCCCGATACGCCGTTGTCCGAAATCGAAGCCTTGATGGTGACGTATGATGTGGGGCGCTTGCCGGTGTTGGAAGGCGGGCAATTGGTGGGAATCGTGACGCGCACCGATGTTTTGCGCCAACGCTACCAAGATTGGGAGTTGGGAAGCGGGGAAGTTCTAACCGAACCGCCGCGCGATCGGGGAAAGCGCGATCGCTTCAATACCTTAAAATCGGCGATTCCCGCCCCGATTTGGGACTTTTTGATGCGCGCCGCCTCCGCCGCCCAAGACCGGGGCTGGCACCTTTATTTAGTGGGAGGGGCGGTACGCGATTTACTTTTAGCCACCGAAGGAATCACGGCGGGCAATCCCTTTCTCCAAGATATCGATCTCGTCGTCGATGGTTTTCATCGCGCTGCCGATGGGGGGGCGGGAATGGAATTAGCCAAAGCGCTGCAAGCTGCTTATCCGAATGCACGCTTGGAAGTTCACGGCGCGTTTCAAACCGCAGCGTTGTTGTGGCATAAAGATAAGCAATTAGATTCTTTAGCCGTCGATATTGCGACAGCGCGCACGGAGTTTTATCCTTATCCGGCGGCAAATCCCGAAGTTGAAGCCAGTTCGATTCGGCAAGATTTATATCGCCGCGACTTTACGATTAATGCCCTTGCCCTGCGTCTAAGCGAGCCGAATTCTGGGGAATTGCTCGATTTTTTTGGCGGGATGTTAGATTTGCGATCGCGCCGGGTTCGCGTTCTCCACGCCAACAGTTTCATCGAAGATCCCACCCGCATTTATCGCGCCGTGCGTTTTGCCGTGCGCCTGGGATTCAGCCTAGAAGCGCAAACGGAACAATACATTCGTTACGCGATCGAAAGTGGGGCTTACGACCGCTTGCGCCTTACCCATCCGCGCGCCCCCGCCCTCACCACCCGCCTCAAAACCGAACTTAAATACATTCTCGAAGCGCATTATTGGAAGCGAGCGCTGCGCCTTCTGGCTGACTTAGGGGCGTTGCGCTGTCTGCACCCCAATTTAACCTTAACGGAGCGGTTGTGGTGGCAAATTCGCTTCCTCGATCGCTGTTTGCAGCGCTTTGATTCCGAACGTCGCTTAACGCCCTATTTGCTGCGGCTCGAGGCGCTGATTGCATACCTACCTGCCGAAGAACGCGCGCCCGTCGCTGCGAACTTACAATTGAGTGCTGAGAGTTTGCAGCGTTTGGAAAAGCTCGCGGATGTCGAACGAGAAGTGATGGATAATTTAAATAGCCGCGAGATGGAAACTCGTGCGCCGCGTCCGAGCGAAATCGTCCTATTGTTGCGTCAATATTCGCTGCCGATGTTGGTGCTATTGATGTTGAGAACGCCGCGCCGCATCCGACGGCAAATTTGGCGCTATCTCGTTTGTTGGGCGAATCTGCGCCCGCCTTTAAATGGAAACGATCTCAAGGGATTGGGTTATAAGCCCGGGCCGCAATTCAAGCAAATTTTGGATGAATTGTTAATTGCTACGCTCGATGGAAAAATCCGCGATCGCGCCGAAGCCGAAGCTTTTATAACGGATAATTTCTGA
- the psbZ gene encoding photosystem II reaction center protein PsbZ, giving the protein MFFIFQVALLSLVFLSFAMVIGVPVAYASPQNWEQSKNLIFLGSGVWAVLVIVVGILNFFVI; this is encoded by the coding sequence ATGTTTTTTATTTTCCAAGTCGCCCTTTTGTCGTTAGTTTTTCTGTCTTTTGCAATGGTAATTGGGGTTCCCGTTGCCTATGCTTCTCCCCAAAACTGGGAACAGTCTAAGAACCTGATCTTCCTTGGCTCTGGAGTTTGGGCTGTATTGGTGATTGTGGTTGGCATTTTAAACTTTTTTGTTATTTAA